TGACCAAAACCTTATAATTTAACATAGTTTATAGCAGTGAAGAAGTCCTTATAAAGTTATATATTTTATAAGGTTTTGAGAATTAGAAATTTTGATATACTCTTTAACGGAGATTATTAATGAATGAAACTGAAATTATCAAAATCATTACTATAATTACTGCACTTATGATTGCCATTATTGGTCATGAAATCATGCATGGTTTGGTTGCTTACAAATACGGTGATAGCACAGCTAAAAATAGAGGTCGTCTCAAAATGAATCCTCTTGTACATATTGATCCTGTAGGAAGCATTTTGGTTCCAGGTATGCTGTTTTTCTCAGGTGCTCCTTTTATATTTGGTTGGGCAAAACCTGTACCAATCAATATTTCAACCGTTATGAGAGATGGTGGTACCAATGCCGCAGTAGCAGTCTCATTAGCGGGGATTACCTACAACTTTGTATTGGCAGCCTTTTGTGCAGCCATCCTTCAACTATTTTCTAATCCAACTTCTGCTACTGAAGTCTTCATCGCACTATTTTTATACCAAAGTGTTGTTATCAATGTATTGCTTGGGGTATTTAACCTGTGGCCAATTCCACCGCTAGATGGAGCAAATGCGATAAGATACATAGCTCAGGGTTTGAAATGGAGAAAATTTGCTATATTCTATGATAAAATATACCCCTATGGAATGCTCATACTGGTAGCCGTACTCTTTACCCCTCTATCAAAGATGATATTTGAACCAGTACAATGGATCGTGAAGTGGTTACTTTAAACTACATAACATCAACAGTTGGTAAATCTTACAAATAGACAAACGCAGAAATCTTATAAATTTATATATTTTATAAGGTTTTTATAGTTTGTTCATTGTTTCTATTTTTTAACATCGTTTTGACATCAAAATCACAAGCTTCTGCATTCCAATTTGATGGGCTGCTTCCATATACACCACCACTTAATGCTTTATTGTATTCAAAATATTTTTTAGTACGTTCTTTCGTATTATAAGTATAATTTTCACTATTTCTAACGCCATTCATAACTTTTATACCCTGATGTTTAAGATACATTCTACAGTCAATTACTCTTGATCCTTTTCGCTCTAGTTTCAATGCATCTGATAAAGAACTAGCTAGTATTTCTTGATCAACTCTAGCAAAAGCCAACATCAATTCAATCTCAATAGGTTTTATATACTTCTTAATTATTTTTCTCTCCACATCATCTCTAACGCCATTATTATTACTATCAATACCAAGAAGTGTAGAGTTATTGATTATAGGGTCTGGTTCAGGTGGTAGAGTGTGTCCATTTATGGTTTCGGAATAAATGTTTGAAGTTAAAAGTAGTAATACTAGTGCAAGTCTTTTCATAGCTGAACCTTTAAGTTTCCATTTTCATCAAAAATGCAATTCATTTTATCCGGTACTATTACATTATCAAAAACCTTACCACTGAATGATGCATTATATCTTTCATAAGCTACACGTCTTTTAATAGTATTAAATTGAATTTTCTTAATTTCTTTTGATGTGGAGGTGTAATAATATTTCACTTTAAACCACTCATAAGTTTTTTCCAAATAATACTCACAGGATAAAGATTTATCAGATAATTTTACATATTTATGTGCTTGACTAATATCTGATATTTGAGTTTGAAGCCTATTAGCCTCTTGTAACATCATCCCTCTTTCAATAGGATGCTTGTATGTCTTATATATCCAACGCTCCACATCATCTCTCACACCATTGTTGTTCGAGTCTATTCCTAACAATGTAGAATTATTGATTTTAGGATCTGGTTCAGGTGGGAGGATGTGTCCGTTTATGGTTTCGGAATAAATGTTTGAAGTTAAGAGTAGTACGAGTGCAAGTCTTTTCATTATCTATCCTCTATTTTATACACTCAATTATATAGAATATTATTCCTTCAAAACTGAAAACCTTATAATCTAACATATTTTATAAGGTTATTCGCTATAGCGATGTTTGCAAGGTATAATTTTGTACCCTTCAATAGAAAACCTTATAAAATGTCCTATATAGGTCTATTTTATGTGGTTATTTGTTTTTTGAAATTACTTTACTACTTTCCATTTATGATTGAGTTTGTTACGTGGATTTATATTGCTTATGGCATAAGTGAGGAGCATTAAATGTAAAGAGTTAAAAAAAAGGGCCCGCACACTCTCGGAAGAGAGTGGTGTATTCAAAACGGGTTTTTGGAGATTACAATGTTTGATTAAAATTTGTATGTTGCGATAAGCTCAAGTGCTTGATTGTCACCTGATCCGTCACCATAATCAGTGTTAGAGTAGATAGCATCCAGAGAGATACAGTTAGTCAGTCCATATCCTAAGATCAAGTCGAACTCAGAACCTTCTTCCCCTGCTACAGTTTCTTCATAGTTTACATAATCTGCAGTCACTGCAAACCCACTAAATTCTGTTGAAGCTTCCACTTTGAAAGCATCACCAATTGCATTAGAACCTAAACTGTTCCACATAGTAGTATAGATAGCATCATTATCTATAAACCCTGCAGGCGCATCTGCAGTATGTACATATGCACCCATGAGGTCAAATCCACCTACTGAACCTGATGCTTTGATACCGTATACATTTGACGCATCACCTACATCCCAATCAGTATTTACATACTGAGCAGCAACATCGATACCTGCAATTTTCATACCTGCATCAGCATAAACCTGAGTATAACTCAAATCATAAGCATCATCTACATTATAGTACCAGATACTGGCATCAAATGCATCGCTATACGCTGCACCGACTGTCCAGTTGTCTCCTTCAAGTTCTTCAAAGTCTACACCGGAGTTCACTCCTCTAAATTCTGTAATGTATGAAGCCGTTAAAGTAACATTAGGGATCGATTTGTTCATCACAGTATATGCTTCATACGAACCTGAAGCTAACAACCAGTCAAATCCGCTTATCTGTGGTGTGAAAAGTAGTTGACGACCGAGTACGAAAGTCGTATCACCATAGGTTGCAGTAATGTTAGCAACGTTCAAGAAAGCACCCGTGTCTTTAGGATTATCTGTCCAATATTCAAAACCACCAAAAGAGATACTTTCATTCATGAGGTTTGAATATCCAACGCCTGATAGGTTACCTATGATACCATCCATGATCTTATGTGACACATCTACAGTGACGGCTGCTGCCAATGAGCTGGTTTCTTTATCAAAAACGCTATTTGCGCCAAAGTTATCATCAGTGTAATAATAAAGTACAGCTTTACTATCGATCGTTGTGTTACTGTTACACGCTGCTGCTTCAACAACCGGTGCTTCTACTACTGGCTCTGCTGGAGCGATGTCTCCACCTGCAAATGCCGAGCTCATAGCTAACGCTGCGACTAAACTCAATTTTGTCCATTTCATATTCATATTATTTCCTTGTGTTATATTTTGGATAATAAAGTGTAACATAGTGTTAACAAAAAATGAACGGGTATGTGATTATTTTTTAATCATTTGAATATATTTTTCCAAACTAAGTAGATAGATCGAATTGATTAAAAATAAGTAGCACTGATGAAAATATATCAAAGAGGATGTTCTTTGAATGAAAGTGTTTTTATTGCTTGATCTATCAGGTTATCTATTGGTTCATTCATACAATCTTTCAAATTATTATGAGGAGATAGTCTAAAGCTATTTAAGGGAGTGACCCGAACACTCTCCGAAGAGAGTGGCGTATTCAAACGGGTTTTTGGAGATTACAATGTTTGATTAAAACTTGTAGTTTACATATAGTTCAAGCTGATTTACATCTTCGTTAGGATCCCAAACAGTACTTTGAGTGTTCGTATAAACAATTCCAGCATCAATAGCATCTGTGAAGTCATATCCTAGAACTACATCGAATTCGTAGCTGTCATTGTCATAATCTGCATAAGAAACTTCAGCAGCGATATCCATGATCGTTGTTGCAGCAGCCACTTTAAATGAATCTATGTCATCACCAAGATATTGGTTAGCTACTGTAGTATTCCATTGGTTAGTGTAAAGGCTGTTCCAACCAACAAATCCTGTACTGTTATCACTTAAGTTGACATATGCTGCACTAAGATCAAATCCTGAGATTGATGTAGATGCCATAATACCGTATGCTGTTGAATCTTCAAAAGTATCAAAGTCCGTATCTACATATTGACCTTCTAGTTTGAACGAACCAAAGTTGTAACCAAGATCAGCATAAACCTGAGTATAAGCACCAGCATCTATGTTATAGTACCATACGCTACCATTGATAGTCTTGTCATCATATGCTGCACCAATGGTCCAGTTGTCTCCATCAAGAGAATCACCGAATTCACCACTGTTGTTAGCTCTGTGTTTAGTTACATATGATCCAACAAGTGCCACGTTCTCTATAGAACTGTTCACTACAGTATAAGCTTCAAATGCACCCGGTGCAAGTAACCAATCATACCCTTGGAGCATTGGTGTACCGAGTAATTGACGACCTGCTACTAAAGTAGTGTCTGCATAGGTTGCTGTTAAGTTCGCTATTTGGAAGAAAGCACCTCTTTTATCACCTCCTTCAAAATATCCCCATGTATCTTGGTTCATCGTATTGATGTATCCAACAGCTGAGAAGTTTGCTGTCAACCAATCAGTAAATGAGTGAGATACATCCAGTGTTGCACCAAAAGCCAATTGTGCTTGGTCCCCGAACATGTCATCCGCTGGAAGGCTATCATCAGTGATATAGTATCCAGTTAATTTACCAGCAATAGTTGTAGCTGAGGCAGCCTTAACGACCGGTGCTTCAACAACTGGTTCTACCGGAGCAATGTCTCCTCCTGCAAAAGATGCGCTAACAGCTAACGCTGCTGCCAAACTTAATTTTGTCCATTTCATGTTTTTCCCCTTGTTTTGAATTTTGGATAAACAAGTGTAACATAAGGATTAACAGAAAATAAATGAGATAGTGATTAATTTTTAACCAATTTATGAGATAGATAGAGAGGCTAAAAGAAAATAAATAGAAATATGATTAATATTTGGTTGATTTGCTAGATAGAGGTATGTTTAAAGAAATCCCTGACATATTCATAGCCGGAATAGAGGGTCAATGCAACAGCAGACCATAAGAGAAGTTCAGCACCGGGCCATTGCATCAGTAAAAAACCTATGGCAACCATTTGGGCGACTGTTTTGACCTTCCCCATCCATGATGCGGCAATATCAAGCCCCTGGCTGACGGCTGACACTCTAAGTCCGGTAATAAAGAGTTCCCGTGTGAGTATAAGGAAGATGGCCCATGGTGAGGCAGACCCAAGCATCATGAGTCCTAAAAAGCCTGCCAGTGTCAGCATCTTGTCTGCCAAAGGGTCAAGGATCTTTCCCATGGTGGTGATCTGGTTAAAGGTACGTGCGATATAGCCATCAAAAAAGTCAGTTGCTGAGGCTACCACAAAGATAAAGGCTGCAAAGTAGTTGAGCCATGAAGGGTGTATACCATGAAAGAGAGAGGCATCCTGGTTGACCAGAAAAAGGAACATCACCGGAGCCAGAAGAAGACGTATGAATGCTAAGATATTTGGAATGTTCAATATTTGTTGTTTTGCCATCATCTTACTCCTGATAATATATGAATCCTCTCGTCACTTTTTTCTTTTTGTACTGCGACAAAAAAGAAAGGAAAGTAACCAAAAAAGAAAAAACGCAAGCGACAAAGACTGATTCAAGTTATTAAAGTACTGACTAGCCTAAATGTATCTTGGACATAAAAGTGTACATTGGATTTTTCTTTTAAGTCTGTATTTCCTATTTTAGCGGAATGTTGTTCCACCATCGACAACAAGTGTTTGACCCGTGATCCATGATGCTTCATCCGTACAGAGGAAATAGACAGAACCGGCAAGGTCTTCTGGACTTCCCATTCTGTTCACTGCTGAGCGTTTAATGGTTTCGGCTTTGACCTCTTCATAGTTTGTAAAGGCTTTTAGTGCATCTGTATCGATTGGTCCGCCGGATACAGCATTGACTCTGATCCCCATTTCTCCCAGTTCAACCGCAGCGTAACGGCTCATCGCTTCAACTGCTGCTTTATTGGTACCGTGACCTGCATAGTTTTCGATGTAGATAAGGTTACCGGTTGAAGAGAGTGTAACGATGGCACCACCGCCTACTTTTTCCATACGTACGGCAGCTTCTTGTGAACCGCGTACAAATGCACCTACAGTTGCAGTATAGATGTTGGTTAAACCTTTACTAGGTCTGAGTTTCATGAATTTCCCATAACCACCTACGACTGAGCGACCGTAGATCATAGCATTAGAGACAAAGAAATCGACTCTGTCAAAATCCTTATCGATCGCTTCAAACAGTGGTTTGAATTCATCAAGTTCTAATATGTTCAGCGGGTATGCTCTTGCCTTAACGCCGTATTTACTCTCCAGGTCCGCAGCAATTGTATCGGCCGCTTCTTTGTTGGAGTTATATGTAAATGCGATATTGACACCGTTTTGAGCAAATTTTTCGGCTACGGCTTTACCGATACCTTTGGTTGCTCCTGTGATGACAAGTGTTTTACCTTTCATTTCTGACATATTACGCTCCTACTATAGTGTATTTTTTCATAATTTCTTCGATCTTTTTCATATTCTTACTGCTTGGGGGAACAAGTGGCAATCTGTATTCGAGTGTATCGATCAGTCCTGCGATGTACATCGCAGCTTTGATGGGGATAGGATTGCTTTCACAGAAAAGCACTTTGTTGATCTCAAAGAGTTTATCATTGATGGTTTTGGCTTTTACAAAGTCACCTTCAAGCGCTGCATGAGCAAGCTCTGCTTTCATATCTGGTAAAAGGTTGGAAGTCACGGAAGTAATTCCCTTTCCTCCGCTTGCCAAAATAGGAAAATCAATAGCATCATCACCTGAGAATACATAGAGATCAGGTATTTTTGCCAAAAGTTCAACCGTTCTTTCTATAGACCCTGTCGCTTCTTTGATACCCATAATGTTCTCAACATCATCATAGAGTCTTTTGACTGTGTCAGGCAAGATATCTACCCCTGTACGTCCTGGTACATTGTAAAGCATGAAAGGTACTTTTACAGCAGAAGCGATCGCTTTATAGTGCTGGTACAGTCCTTCCTGGCTTGGTTTGTTGTAGTAAGGACTCACCGAGAAGATCGCATCAGCACCACACTCTTCTGCATGTTTAGCGATATCAATGGCTTCATGTGTAGCATTGCTGCCTGCACCTGCGAGGACTTTGGTTTCAGTACCCTTACAGACTTCAACAGCTATCTCAATACATCTTTTGTGTTCATCATGACTCAGCGTTGCACTCTCACCTGTCGTTCCTACAGGGCATACCGCATCGATCCCATGGGCTATTTGTCTTTTGATCAGTGTTGCAAAAGTTGCTTCATCCAATGTACCATTTTTAAATGGAGTAATCAGTGCTGTGGTCGCACCCGTAATATAGTTACTCATATCTACTATCCTAGTTTTTTTTCAAGATCACAGTCGTTGAATAATTGTGATCAAAATACTTTTTAGCGGCATCGCTAATATCTTTGAGCGTAATTTTATCTAATTTCTCTTCATATTCAAGTAAAGGCTGTATATTTCCCTTGACAAGGTAGTCTCCGTAGAGCCCTGCCACTGAACTTGAACTCTCCAAAGAGTAGATAAATTCTGCTTTTGTATTGATCTTGACCTTATCAAGTTCGGCTTGTGTGACATCACCGTTTTTGATCTTTTCAAGTTCGGCAAGTATCTCTTTTTCCAACGTTTCCAAAGATGCCTGAGGTGAACACATCGCCATAATGAGGAAAACACCGGGGTCCGCAAGTTCCATGTTGTAGCCATAGACCTGGTTTGCCAGCTGCTTTTCATTCACCAGTGTTTTTTCGAAACGTGAACTCTTTCCGGCACTGAGTATATGGCTGATGGCAGAAAGTACTACCTGATCATCATGTTCATAGTTAGGGATAGCATAGGTGATCGCAAGTGTATCCACCTGATTGCTCTCTTTATGCAGTACGGCCCTTTTGGCACCATCTATTTTAGGTTCGACAGCGGTGACCACCGGGATCTCATGTTTATTTTTAATGTGTCCAAAATATTTTTCTGATTCTTTGAACACTTCTTCCGGTGTGATATCTCCGGCCACGACTAAAATGGCATTGCTTGGCTGATAATAACGATGATAGAAATCTCTGATATCTTCTATTTTCCATGAAAGGATATCTCCCATAAACCCGATAGGAAGCCAATGGTAAGGATGGTAGACAAAATGTGTATTAAAGACCCTGAAGTAAAGGTAACCCATAGGATTGTTATCGGTTCTCAGACGTCTCTCTTCAGCGACCACATCACGCTCTTTTTGGAACTCTTCATCGGTGAGTTTGAGGTTATGCATCAGTTCAGAGAACAAGTCAAGGCTCAGTCCGAGATTCTTACTGGCAGTTTTAATATAATAGTGTGTTTTGTCAAAACCGGTGGCTGCATTATTGACACCTCCGCGACTTTTTACGATCGTGTCAAATTCACCCTCTTTGAGTTTATCTGTAGATTTGAAAGAGAGATGCTCAAGCATATGTGCCATACCGCTTTTACCCATCACTTCGTTTCTGCTTCCTACTTTATAGTAGATATCTGTAGTGATAACACCCGAATCGTTATCCATAGGGATGACAACGATCTGCATCCCGTTGTCCAATGTTTTTGTAAAATGTTCTGGCAATGAATTGGCCATTGATACTCCTGTTGTGATCATAAATCCGATGATAAATGTATAGATAAAGTGCCTGAGGCTTTTGAGGTTCATTTGTAATCTGCTCCGATAGCTTCGCTGATATGTTTATAACCATCTTTTTGTAAGAGTTTAATTAAACCTTCATTGATCTCTTTGATCAGTGCCGGACCTCTGTAGACAAGCATACTGTAAACCTGTATTAAAGATGCACCGGCTTTGATACGTCTGTAAGCTTCTTCTGCAGAATCTATACCTCCTACAGAGATGAGCAGGGTCTTGCCATAGAGTTCTTGACCTATGGCTTTGAAGAGCTGGTACGATTTTTCTGTAAGCAGTGCCCCGGAAATACCGCCGAAGTCTTTGGCATGCGGTGTTAAAGAGTAATCTATCGTTGTATTGGTAGCGATGATCCCAGCAGCACCTGCCTCTACCGCTGCTTTACACAGAAGAATGGCATCTTCAGGTTCCATATCCGGAGCGATTTTAAGCAGCACAGGCTGGGTGGTGATCTCTTTTGACATTTTAAAGATCGCATTGATGAATGCCTCATTTTGCAGATCTCTCAGACCCGGTGTGTTTGGAGATGAGATGTTGATCACGATGTAGTCACCGTAATTTTTAAATGCTTTGAAAAGTATTTCATAGTCATCTAGAGCATCCTCTTCAGAGGTGAGTTTATTCTTCCCGATATTGATGCCCATAGGGTAGTCAAAAAAGTAGAGTTCTTTGAGACGCTGCAGCATATAGTGGCTGCCTTTGTTGTTAAATCCCATGGCATTTTGTATGGAGTTGTCTTCTATGAGTCTGAAGAGCCTTGGTTTAGGGTTTCCGTCTTGCGGTTTTGGTGTCACCGTACCTATCTCAGTAAACCCGAAACCCATGGTAGGCATGGCGGTGATGTATTGGCCGTTTTTGTCAAATCCTGCCCCTAATCCCACAGGATTCTGAAATGTACGTCCGAAGATCTCCTGTTGGAGCATAGGGTGGGTCACAAAGTTCCGGTTTTTCACATAGCGCAGAAGTGCAGGGCAGTGGGCAATAGCTCTAAGCCCAAAACCGGCAAGACTGTGTGCTGTCTCAGGGTCAAGTTTAAAAAGGATTTTTTTGAGATTTTGGTAAGAAAAAAGTGACAAAGGAGACTCCATAGTTATAGTGGGCTTATTATAGCAAAATAATCAAAAAAAGTAATGTAAAGAGAGGCTGGCACCCTGCATCGTATCGAGTGGATCAAGACCTGATACTTTATAGTAATGATAGGAAAGATCTACATCGATCGTTGCTGTGGCATAGATCAGGAATCCGAAATTCCCTCCATAATAAACCCCGTCATTATCTAAAGAAGCGTCCTCATCATAGTGAAGGTATCCGACAGTGGCACCAAGATAAGGTCTCAGTTTTGGGGTTTCAAAGAGTTCATCAAGCAGTATTTTATCTATTTCTATTGCAAAAGTTTGAAGATCATTATTGCCAGAGAGTGTAAACACAGTACGCCAATCCATGGTTTGTTTACCATAGCGAAAGCCTACAAGCGTTTCATTCTGGCTGGATGTCCGGTCCAGTGATTTCACATCTATGGAATGCGTGGCCAGGGTGGCTCCTATGAAAGGAAATTGTTCACTCTCCTGCTGTGCAGACAGGAAAGTACATAAAAAAGTAAAGAGGAGGGTGAATCGTAGCATATTATAAACTCCTGGATAATTTTTGATAGGTCGAACACTCTTGCAGCAAGCTTTGATGTGAACCCCTGCAGATGATCTCTCCCTTTTGAAATACCAAGATGGTATCGGCATCTTCTATGGTGCTTAATCTATGTGCGACAGTAAAGGTGATCATCTCTGATTTTAGTTCATGTAAGGCTTGTTGTATCAGGGCTTCACTTTTGTTATCCAGTGCAGAGGTCGCCTCATCCAGTATGAGGATATCCGGGTTCTTATAGAGTGCACGTGCCAGAGCGATACGCTGTCTTTGCCCTCCGGAAAGGTTGTCTCCGCTTTCAGATAAAAGTGTGTGTATCCCGTCATCTAATTTGCTGATGAACTCCATAGCATGTGCTTTCTCCAGTGCCTCGACCACACGCGCTTCATCTATCTCTTCACCGTAAGCCACATTGGCAGCGATGGAGTCGTTAAAGATGTAGATACGCTGTGTCACATAGGCTATCTTTTTATGTAACGAAGTGAGTGTGAAATCTTTGTTCTCTGTGCCGTTGATAAAGATCTTTCCTGAACTTGGGTCATAAAAACGTACCAACAGGTTGACCAGTGAACTTTTACCCGCACCACTGTCACCTACCAATGCAATGGATTCACCTTTTTGGGCTTGAAGGGTGATATCCTTTAATGCCGGAATATCATCGTAATGGAGTGAAACATTTTCTAACGTGATCGTTTCAATAGGGTCTAAAAGTTCATTCCCCCCTGATGTGATGTAAGGTTTTGTATCAAGCAGTTCCTGCATACGTGTATTGGCAGTGATGGCATCTTGA
The sequence above is drawn from the Sulfurovum sp. TSL1 genome and encodes:
- a CDS encoding site-2 protease family protein, whose amino-acid sequence is MNETEIIKIITIITALMIAIIGHEIMHGLVAYKYGDSTAKNRGRLKMNPLVHIDPVGSILVPGMLFFSGAPFIFGWAKPVPINISTVMRDGGTNAAVAVSLAGITYNFVLAAFCAAILQLFSNPTSATEVFIALFLYQSVVINVLLGVFNLWPIPPLDGANAIRYIAQGLKWRKFAIFYDKIYPYGMLILVAVLFTPLSKMIFEPVQWIVKWLL
- the pgsA gene encoding CDP-diacylglycerol--glycerol-3-phosphate 3-phosphatidyltransferase — protein: MAKQQILNIPNILAFIRLLLAPVMFLFLVNQDASLFHGIHPSWLNYFAAFIFVVASATDFFDGYIARTFNQITTMGKILDPLADKMLTLAGFLGLMMLGSASPWAIFLILTRELFITGLRVSAVSQGLDIAASWMGKVKTVAQMVAIGFLLMQWPGAELLLWSAVALTLYSGYEYVRDFFKHTSI
- a CDS encoding enoyl-ACP reductase, producing MSEMKGKTLVITGATKGIGKAVAEKFAQNGVNIAFTYNSNKEAADTIAADLESKYGVKARAYPLNILELDEFKPLFEAIDKDFDRVDFFVSNAMIYGRSVVGGYGKFMKLRPSKGLTNIYTATVGAFVRGSQEAAVRMEKVGGGAIVTLSSTGNLIYIENYAGHGTNKAAVEAMSRYAAVELGEMGIRVNAVSGGPIDTDALKAFTNYEEVKAETIKRSAVNRMGSPEDLAGSVYFLCTDEASWITGQTLVVDGGTTFR
- the dapA gene encoding 4-hydroxy-tetrahydrodipicolinate synthase, translating into MSNYITGATTALITPFKNGTLDEATFATLIKRQIAHGIDAVCPVGTTGESATLSHDEHKRCIEIAVEVCKGTETKVLAGAGSNATHEAIDIAKHAEECGADAIFSVSPYYNKPSQEGLYQHYKAIASAVKVPFMLYNVPGRTGVDILPDTVKRLYDDVENIMGIKEATGSIERTVELLAKIPDLYVFSGDDAIDFPILASGGKGITSVTSNLLPDMKAELAHAALEGDFVKAKTINDKLFEINKVLFCESNPIPIKAAMYIAGLIDTLEYRLPLVPPSSKNMKKIEEIMKKYTIVGA
- a CDS encoding pitrilysin family protein; this translates as MANSLPEHFTKTLDNGMQIVVIPMDNDSGVITTDIYYKVGSRNEVMGKSGMAHMLEHLSFKSTDKLKEGEFDTIVKSRGGVNNAATGFDKTHYYIKTASKNLGLSLDLFSELMHNLKLTDEEFQKERDVVAEERRLRTDNNPMGYLYFRVFNTHFVYHPYHWLPIGFMGDILSWKIEDIRDFYHRYYQPSNAILVVAGDITPEEVFKESEKYFGHIKNKHEIPVVTAVEPKIDGAKRAVLHKESNQVDTLAITYAIPNYEHDDQVVLSAISHILSAGKSSRFEKTLVNEKQLANQVYGYNMELADPGVFLIMAMCSPQASLETLEKEILAELEKIKNGDVTQAELDKVKINTKAEFIYSLESSSSVAGLYGDYLVKGNIQPLLEYEEKLDKITLKDISDAAKKYFDHNYSTTVILKKN
- a CDS encoding quinone-dependent dihydroorotate dehydrogenase — translated: MSLFSYQNLKKILFKLDPETAHSLAGFGLRAIAHCPALLRYVKNRNFVTHPMLQQEIFGRTFQNPVGLGAGFDKNGQYITAMPTMGFGFTEIGTVTPKPQDGNPKPRLFRLIEDNSIQNAMGFNNKGSHYMLQRLKELYFFDYPMGINIGKNKLTSEEDALDDYEILFKAFKNYGDYIVINISSPNTPGLRDLQNEAFINAIFKMSKEITTQPVLLKIAPDMEPEDAILLCKAAVEAGAAGIIATNTTIDYSLTPHAKDFGGISGALLTEKSYQLFKAIGQELYGKTLLISVGGIDSAEEAYRRIKAGASLIQVYSMLVYRGPALIKEINEGLIKLLQKDGYKHISEAIGADYK